Proteins encoded by one window of Myripristis murdjan chromosome 1, fMyrMur1.1, whole genome shotgun sequence:
- the LOC115364201 gene encoding fibroblast growth factor-binding protein 1-like translates to MLLLRTLAPWLLFAFLAQQVSLSSGAREKGRRGSAEDPRGAGQSAGSASPGKSHTEWSSSAPRGKFSVKDKMRCTWVARQDGEMVKVAVNCDRPEARVTGGVSSLSCTYVGSPKTCPGYSTNPAGFWKQVARAFKKLQAKVCIDARALVRAGMCKRAPREAHFKLDIFSAVAAAQQPEEPETPRPGPRTPATTATTTTTTASTGTSNGPIAGSSCTDRADRRKLAEEYCSSWASLCSFFFTMLESGDC, encoded by the coding sequence ATGCTGCTTCTGAGGACTCTCGCTCCCTGGTTGTTGTTCGCCTTCCTCGCGCAACAGGTCTCGCTCTCCTCCGGCGCGCGGGAGAAGGGGCGTAGAGGCTCAGCGGAGGACCCGCGAGGAGCGGGGCAGAGCGCGGGGAGCGCATCTCCCGGCAAATCACACACGGAATGGAGTTCTTCAGCGCCGCGGGGCAAGTTCTCTGTCAAGGACAAGATGCGGTGCACGTGGGTGGCCAGACAGGACGGGGAGATGGTCAAGGTCGCGGTCAACTGCGACCGCCCGGAGGCGCGTGTTACAGGTGGAGTCAGCAGCTTGTCCTGTACGTACGTCGGCAGCCCCAAGACCTGCCCAGGGTACAGCACCAACCCCGCGGGCTTCTGGAAGCAGGTGGCCCGGGCGTTCAAGAAGCTGCAGGCCAAAGTGTGCATTGATGCCCGCGCGTTGGTGAGGGCCGGCATGTGTAAGCGCGCACCCCGCGAGGCGCACTTCAAGCTGGATATCTTCAGCGCCGTAGCTGCCGCTCAGCAGCCGGAAGAGCCGGAGACACCCCGGCCCGGGCCCCGGACCCCCGCCACCACcgctaccactaccactaccacaGCCTCGACCGGGACATCTAACGGCCCCATCGCCGGCAGCTCTTGCACGGATCGCGCGGACCGGCGGAAACTGGCTGAGGAGTATTGCAGCAGCTGGGCCAGTCtgtgttctttctttttcactaTGTTAGAAAGCGGAGACTGCTGA